The following DNA comes from Fibrobacter sp..
TTGTTTGGAAAACGCTGTCCCTCCAGATTCCAATAAGCCAGTTGGTTAGTTTATACGAACCTAAGCCCGATGAATGACTGGAGCTCTTGTAGTTGTTTTCTATTATCCAGTTATCAGGGTTTGTGGTTCCGAAGCCTATGGTGGAATTCGTATCAATTTTATCATCATCGCCGCTTTCTGGTTTATAACTGTTCATGAAAGCTAGTTCGAAATCCCATGGCGGGCCCAGTGTTGTTTTGCCTACGGTCTTGTTGCCATGCTCGTCCGTTTTATCCTTGGGCTTGTACATGAAAATATTATAGACATAGGCATCTACATGATGCGTGAGTTCTTGAAGCAATATGTAATCCACTGCGGATGTTACATCCACGTAGTTTTCGTATCCGCTCCCGTTTTTACCGTCCTTGTATAATGCTTCGAGTTCGTTCAAATAATTTTTTAGGTATTCATCTTGCTCTTTCGTAATTTTTTCTTTTTTGGGGTAGCGATAGACTACGTTTATGCCATCGGATGTTTTGAAATCGGACATTGAATAGTCTAGTATGCCTGCTCCGTGCCTATCGATCTTTGTGTCGAATTCCCAAATGTAGCCTCCGGTGAGTTCCTCGCCTTCGATGTCCGTTTCTTTAAGTTTGCTGATGTTGATGCGGTATTTGCCTCGCTTGATTCTTTCGATAAGCACGTAAACGCCGCGATAGACCCCGTTGATGTACAGATCGAAGTATTTGGTGCGTGGGCTGTAACGACCTGTTTGCCGGAAGAGCCAGTGCGCAAACGTGTTTCTTATCATGCTTTTATCGACATAAGTTCCGTGCAAAACCCAGTCGTCGGAGGGTGGGAGGCCGAGTAGGCTTACATTTATGTCCTTGCCCGTTGAATCGTGGAACTCGATGCCATAGTTTGGCTTGGGGAATGCTGCCGAGGTTAGTCCACGGACATTGATACCTATGTCGTATTGAATGGCCTTAGAACTGTCTGCGACGTTGTTTGTTTTACCATCCAAAACCTTTATTGTGGCGGGTATTTTTTCGATGGTGTAGTAGTCTATGCATTTTTGTTTGGAGTCAATGAATATAATGGGCAAATCGTATATTTGCGCAAAAGCGCCTGCTGATACGCAGAGCGCTATGGTACAAACCAGTTTTTTAAACATTCTGGCAACCTACGTTTATGTTAGCGGTTCATCATTTTGCCGTTGAGAGTCGCTATCCATGCCTTGTTCCGTGCATTGGCCGGAATTTTCAGGATTGAGAGTCCCTTCTTGATTCGGGTCTTGTACAGGACAACGCCATTCAGGTCGATGAGGGCGAAAGTGCCGCCCAGGCTTGTCTGGATTTCGATATTGTCGCCGTTTACTGCAAAGTAGTTGGCCGGGGACAGCCTGGTGAAATCGTCCTGGGAGCCAAACCACGGAATCGTGTCGTCCGGAATGGTGTCCTTCTGCCAGTTGGGCCAATGGAGTTCGGGGTCTACAGGTCCGGTTACAACGGGATTTGACGGTTCCGTAAAACCGAGCTTCTGGTCCATCCACTGCATTCTTTCTTTCATTTTTGTGCGGAGGTGTTCCACTTCGCCTTCCCAGGTATCGGCGTTGTTGCCGCCCATGCCAAAGCCGCCGCTGCTGCTATTGCCGCTACAGTATTTCATCGGCTCCGGGTCCTTGTCGCCTTGGCCGCTGTTTTTGCCCAAGTTCGGCCAGCGCTTGAAGTTTCTGTCTGCCGCATTTTTCAGGTAGGTCTTCATGGAATCCAGGTAGGCGTCCATGACCTTGGTGTGCCAAACGCCGCTGCGGAGTTCTGCCCAGCGCTTTTTGAGTTCGCTCTGGTAATCGCTCCTCTTCCACATCTGAACGAGCCAGTTGGGAGCCTTCAGCGAGCTCATGCCGCCGCCACCCCAGCCGCCGCCCCAGCCACCGCCGCCACCACCTTGTTGGGGTGCCTTGCTGCTGCTTTCAATCTGCCAGCTATTGCCTCCGCCATACATCATGCCGCCGTTGCTCATGGCGAGGTTGAAGTCCCACGGCGGGCCGAGTGTCACTTTGCCTTCGGTATATACGCCGTCCTTGGTCTTGTTCTTGGGCTTGTGCAAGAAGAAGCTGCACCAGTAGGAGTCGCCGTTGTTGGTGACTTCTTGGTGTAGCACATAGTCTACGGCGGAACCGAGGTCAACGTATTTATCGTATCCGTCTCCGTTCTTGCCGTTCTTGAACAGGGCTTCAAGATCGTTCAGGTACTTCTTCAGGTATTCTTCCTGTTCCCTTTGAATGTTCGCTTTCTTGGGGTAGTGCAGAATGACGTTCAGGCCGTCGGAGGTGTTGAAACCTTCGGCCTCGATACCACCCTGGTTGTTGCTGCCGCCGCCACCGGTGTTGGTTCCGACCTTGTCGAATGCCCATATGTAGCCGCCGGTAAGGCTGTCGCCTGCAATATCGTCTTCTTTAAGCTTGCTCACGTTCACGCGGTACTTGCCGCGCTTGATTTTTTCGACCATCACGTACACGCCGCGATAAACGCCATTGATGTAGAGGTCGAAATGCTTGGTGCGCGGGGCGTAACGGCCTGCCTGCCTAAAGAGCCAGTAGGCGAGAGCGTTGCGCAACATGCTCTTGTCTACGTAGGGGCCGTGGAAAACCCAGTCGTCGGCAGGCGGAAGCCCGAACATGCTCACGTCCATACCTTCGCCCTTTTCGTCGCGGACTTCGACGCTGTAGCCCGGCTTGGGGAACAGTGCGGAAGACTGACCACGGACCTTGATGCCGATGTTGTAGAAGGTGCCCTTGGCGCTATCGGCTACATTATTGGTCGCCCCGTCCAACACCTTCATGGTGGCGGGAATTTTTTCGGTGACATTCTTATCGAGGCACTGCTGCTTGGTGTCAACGAAAATGATGGGCAAATCGTATGTCTGGGCAAATGCGGATGACGCTAGGCAGAAAGCCAGCGACAAAAACATTTTTTTGGATTGGCTGAACATATTTACTCCTAAACCAAGTTTTCTTGTAAAAATAAGCTCAAAAGGTTAGTTTGTTTCGTATAATTTTTTTTTGTGTTGTAGAACCATTTCTGCTGTTTTTTAAAGAAAATGCCTAAATTTCGCTAATTTTATGGATAAACGCAAAATAGGGTTTGAAAGGGTTGTAGTCTTAAAAAAGAGTGAGGGACAATATGTCCCATTTTTTGCCCAAAATTGCTTGAAAACCAAAAAAAGAGACGTCCCGAAGGTCGCCTCTTTTTGGCTTGTCAAGAATCTTTAGCGGTTCATCATCTTGCCGTCGAGAGTCGCTATCCAGGCTTTGTTCTTTGCCTTGGCCGGAATCTTCAGGGTGGTGATACCCTTCTTGATCTGGGTCTTGTACAAAGTAACGCCATTCAAGTCGATGAGCGCGAACTTCCCGCCAAGGTCCGTGTGGATTTCGAGGCTCTTGCTGTTCACGACGTAGAAGTTCGTCGGAGAAAGCCTGCTGAAATCATCCATGCGGACGTCCATCGGATTCTGATGATGATGCTGGTGGCTGCTGGTGTCCTGCTGCTCTACCTTGTCACCCTCGTCATCCTTACCTTCCTTGCCTTCTTCATTTTGCCAGTCGGGCACATGGACGATAGGTTCGGTCACGATAGGGCTTGCAGGCTGCGTAAAGCCGAGCTGGTCGTCCATCCACTTCATTCGTTCTTTCATCTTCTTGCGGACGTGTTCGAATTCACCGTCCCAGGTAGTAGCGTTGTAGCCGCCCATGGCCATGGCCATGCCGCCACCGCCACCGCCGCCGCCCCACATGCCGCCGCCACCCCACATGCCGCCACCGCCCTGGCCGCCTTGGCTCTGGCCGTTGCAGTATTTCATCGGTTCCGGGTCGGAATCGTAGGTGCCGCTGGCTTTACCGAGGTTCGGCCAACGCTTGAAGTTTCTATCGGCTGCCTTTGCGAGGTAGGTCTTCATGGAGTCCAGATAGACGTCCATGGTTTTGTCGTGCCACACGCCGCTGCGGAGTTCTGCCCAGCGTTTTTTCACGGCAGCCTTGTACGTCGCATCGCTAGTCCACAGCTTGTTGAGCCATGCCGGGCCGGTAAAGCCCATGCTGTAGCCACCGCCGCCAAACTTGCTGCTGCTTTCAATCTGCCAGCCGGTGGTGCCGGAACTGAACATGCCGCCACCGCCGCCCCACATGCCGCCGCCACCACCTTGGCCGCCGCCGTTTTCGGGCTGGGTTCCGTTGCTCATGGCGAGGTTGAAGTCCCACGGCGGGCCGAGCGTTACCTTGCCGCCCTTGCTATCCTTGGGCTTGTACAAGAAGAAGCTGCACCAGTAGGAGTCCGCATTGTTGACGGCTTCCTGATGTAACACGTAGTCCACGGCAGAACCGAGATCCACGTAATTTTCGTAACCCTGGCCGTTCTTGCCGTTGCTAAATAGGCCTTCGAGGTCGTTCAGATACTTCTTCAAGTATTCTTCCTGCTGCCTTTGAATGTTGGCCTTCTTGGGGTAGTGCAGAATTACGTTCACGCCACCGTTTGTCTTGAAGCCTTCGGCTTCGATGCCGCCCTTGTTGTTGTTGCCGGCGCCGCCTGTGTTGGTGCCCGTCTTGTCGAAAGCCCAGATGTAACCACCGGTAAGGCTGTCGCCGCTGATGTCGGTTTCTTTAAGCTTGCTCACGTTTACGCGGTACTTGTCGCGTTTGATTTTTTCGATAAGCACGTAAACGCCGCGGTACACGCCGTTGATGTACAAGTCAAAGTGCTTTGTGCGGGGGCTGTAACGGCCTGCCTGCCTGAACATCCAGTGGGCGAGCGCATTTCGAATCATGCTCTTGTCCACGTACGGCCCATGGAAAATCCAGTCGTCGGAAGGCGGAAGCCCGAACATGCTCACGTCGATACTCTCGCCCTTGTTGTCACGGATTTCGATGGTGTAGCCCGGCTTGGGGAAGGTTGCGGAGGACTGGCCTCTGACCTTGATGCCGATGTCGTAGAGGGTGCCCTTAGCGCTGTCCGCAACGTTATTTGTTGCCCCGTCCAACACCCTCATGGTGGCGGGAATCTTATCGGTGACGTTCATGTCAAGGCATTTGCCCTTGGTGTCAACGAAAATGATTGGCAGATCGACTGTTTGTGCAAAAGCATTCGCTGATAGGGCGAGTGCTAACCCATAAGAAAATAGCAATGTCTTCGATAATCGCGACATATTTGCCTCCTGTATCCAATACCTCTTATAAATCTATATGTTATGGCAAATAAGTATATGTTAATTGTCGTTTACGCGTTGTTTTGGCTTACAACTAAAAAAATCGAAAAAATTGTTTTTTTTGCAACCAAACTGGATTTTCGAGCATCAAATTGATGTATTTTAAGGAAGCGAAGGAGGTTCCTCATGAACGCAAACGAAACAAAACGTTCCAAAATTTGGCTGGTGGCCATTTTCGCGATGTTCTTCTGTATACCAAGCGTAATACACGCTCAGGAAGGGTTCTCGCAAGCAGAATTGGACACGCTGGTGGCTAACATCGCTCTGTACCCAGACCCGCTTTTGGTCCAGGTACTTTCGGCCTCAACCTATGGAGACCAGATTGCCCCGGCAGCCCAGTGGGCTGAAGAACACAAGCATCTGAAAGGCAAGGACCTTTCGGTTGCGCTTGAACGCGCGAAGCTCCCGTACGATGCCAGCGTGCAGGCGCTTATCCCGTTCCCGCAAGTGCTGACGATGATGGCCAATTACGGCGGCTGGACAGACCAGCTGGGCTATGCGGTCGTCATGCAGAAAACCGACGTGATGGCGGCTATCCAGCGCCTGCGTCGTACAGCCTCCAAGTTCGGGCACTTGAAGAGCGACCAGTACGTGAAGGTCTCGAATGGCGATAACATTTCGATTACGCCTGTGCGCACTGAATACGTTTATGTGCCGGTTTACAATCCCCACTATGTCTACTACCACTATTACGACGGATATACCACCGTTACGTATACGCCTGCCGTATGGCTTGGCAGCTGGTTTGGATTCTGGGGCTGGGGTGCATGCTGGTTCGACTGGCATTCCCGTGTCATCTACGTGCGTCGCGCTCACTGGCATCCGCGTTGGCATTACCCGCGTTACCCGCACCGCTATGTACATTCGCCGCGTCGCTATGCGCCGCCTCCGCGCCATCATCATGATCGCCCGCATCATGTCGCGCCCCCTCCCCGCAGGGAACACCGTGTCGTGCCGGCAGGTCACAATCCTCCGCCCCCTCCTCCGAAACAGCACTATGAACACCACTCGAAGAGCGGTTTCCATGTGAATAGGAGTGAGCCGCGGGCTTCATCTTCGAGGCCGGAACCGAAGAACTACAGGTCTGAACCGCAGCCGCCCAGGCAGGAACCGAGAAATTACAGGTCCGAACCGAGGCCTGAACCCCGTTCGACTTCCAGGTCCTACGAGGATGACTCGAACTCTTCTTCCCGCTACAGCGGTCGCAGGGACGACGACAACTCCCGTGACAATCGTGGCGCTCGCTCGTCTTCTCACGGCTCGTCGCATATCGGCGCCGGAAGGGTGATTAACCGTCGATAGTTACTTTATATTAATATACCGCGTTCGATGCGGGCGAGGGTTCCCGAAAGGGTCTGGATAAGCCCCGCAAGGTCCCGAGCCGGATAGCGTTCTAGAACTACCTCGTTGTTTTCGGGGTAGTTTTCTGTTTCTAGGTAATAGATGCCGTAAAGGAGGGGGAGAACTTCGTCCAGGATTTTGGCGAAGGATGCGCTGCCGTGCTTTACGGGAGTCTTTTGCTCGGATGCTTCCTCGAGATTGGAACGGAGCTGGTCGAGCGTCTTGCGGATTTCGCGTTCGCATTGGGCGGCCAGCTTTTCGGGATGGGGAGAGAATCCCGTGAGCGGCTTGATGCCGCAGAGGGCGACGTTCCTGTTCGCTATGTGCACGTATTCCAGCGGGCTTTTGTCCAGCGAATGTATGATTTCTGCAGGACTGTAGAAGTTCACGAATTCCAGGTTCTCCCTGCTTGCCCGCTTCATGAACGGGGCCAGTTTCTCGATTTCGGCGGGGGAGTTGTCCTTGAGGATGAAGTTTATGGTCCAAGGCGACTTTAGGGCGTCGAATCCTTCCATGAGGCACTTGCCGGAAATGAATGCCGAGACGAGGTTGTCGCCGAAGGTGTTCTTGAAAATTTCCGGCCACTGCGACTTTTCGATTTCGCTTACGCTCAGGAGTTTCTTCATGTTGTCGAAGAATCCGAACCGCCTTCCTCTGGTTCCAAGCGCAATGAGCAGGCCGAATACGACCACGATGAATATCCACCCGCGGATGGTCATCGGCTCTTCTTGGGGAAGGTCTTTTTCGTCGATGTTTATAGGGGTTCCCTTGTCGTCCGAGATCATGAAGGTAAGCTTTGCCGCGAGGACGAGAAGGCCATCGCCGTAGTGTTCCTGGCGGAAGTGGGGAACGAGGATTTCTTGGTCGAGTTTCTTGAGGGTTACATCGTCGAGGATCCCGTTTGCGGTTCCCTTGGATACGATGAACTTGCGCCTCTGTTTCTGTGCGACGAAAATCAGGATTTCGCCATCCACGCCGGCGTCGGCTTTCCATTTTTCCGCGATGTCCGAGGCGTACTGGGAAGCCTCCCTTTCTCCGATGTCGTCGAGCAGTACGGCATCTATGGAAATGCCTGTCTCTTTGGCGAGAT
Coding sequences within:
- a CDS encoding CotH kinase family protein, which produces MFKKLVCTIALCVSAGAFAQIYDLPIIFIDSKQKCIDYYTIEKIPATIKVLDGKTNNVADSSKAIQYDIGINVRGLTSAAFPKPNYGIEFHDSTGKDINVSLLGLPPSDDWVLHGTYVDKSMIRNTFAHWLFRQTGRYSPRTKYFDLYINGVYRGVYVLIERIKRGKYRINISKLKETDIEGEELTGGYIWEFDTKIDRHGAGILDYSMSDFKTSDGINVVYRYPKKEKITKEQDEYLKNYLNELEALYKDGKNGSGYENYVDVTSAVDYILLQELTHHVDAYVYNIFMYKPKDKTDEHGNKTVGKTTLGPPWDFELAFMNSYKPESGDDDKIDTNSTIGFGTTNPDNWIIENNYKSSSHSSGLGSYKLTNWLIGIWRDSVFQTKMSKRWAELRSGVWHTKTIDSYLDSMKTFLTSAAERNFKRWPNLGEPSGTNDEDLEPMKYCNTTDKPRMAVGGFNADTWDGEFEHVRNKIKERMKVMDELLGFTEP
- a CDS encoding CotH kinase family protein produces the protein MFSQSKKMFLSLAFCLASSAFAQTYDLPIIFVDTKQQCLDKNVTEKIPATMKVLDGATNNVADSAKGTFYNIGIKVRGQSSALFPKPGYSVEVRDEKGEGMDVSMFGLPPADDWVFHGPYVDKSMLRNALAYWLFRQAGRYAPRTKHFDLYINGVYRGVYVMVEKIKRGKYRVNVSKLKEDDIAGDSLTGGYIWAFDKVGTNTGGGGSNNQGGIEAEGFNTSDGLNVILHYPKKANIQREQEEYLKKYLNDLEALFKNGKNGDGYDKYVDLGSAVDYVLHQEVTNNGDSYWCSFFLHKPKNKTKDGVYTEGKVTLGPPWDFNLAMSNGGMMYGGGNSWQIESSSKAPQQGGGGGGWGGGWGGGGMSSLKAPNWLVQMWKRSDYQSELKKRWAELRSGVWHTKVMDAYLDSMKTYLKNAADRNFKRWPNLGKNSGQGDKDPEPMKYCSGNSSSGGFGMGGNNADTWEGEVEHLRTKMKERMQWMDQKLGFTEPSNPVVTGPVDPELHWPNWQKDTIPDDTIPWFGSQDDFTRLSPANYFAVNGDNIEIQTSLGGTFALIDLNGVVLYKTRIKKGLSILKIPANARNKAWIATLNGKMMNR
- a CDS encoding CotH kinase family protein; translated protein: MNVTDKIPATMRVLDGATNNVADSAKGTLYDIGIKVRGQSSATFPKPGYTIEIRDNKGESIDVSMFGLPPSDDWIFHGPYVDKSMIRNALAHWMFRQAGRYSPRTKHFDLYINGVYRGVYVLIEKIKRDKYRVNVSKLKETDISGDSLTGGYIWAFDKTGTNTGGAGNNNKGGIEAEGFKTNGGVNVILHYPKKANIQRQQEEYLKKYLNDLEGLFSNGKNGQGYENYVDLGSAVDYVLHQEAVNNADSYWCSFFLYKPKDSKGGKVTLGPPWDFNLAMSNGTQPENGGGQGGGGGMWGGGGGMFSSGTTGWQIESSSKFGGGGYSMGFTGPAWLNKLWTSDATYKAAVKKRWAELRSGVWHDKTMDVYLDSMKTYLAKAADRNFKRWPNLGKASGTYDSDPEPMKYCNGQSQGGQGGGGMWGGGGMWGGGGGGGGMAMAMGGYNATTWDGEFEHVRKKMKERMKWMDDQLGFTQPASPIVTEPIVHVPDWQNEEGKEGKDDEGDKVEQQDTSSHQHHHQNPMDVRMDDFSRLSPTNFYVVNSKSLEIHTDLGGKFALIDLNGVTLYKTQIKKGITTLKIPAKAKNKAWIATLDGKMMNR
- a CDS encoding DUF3300 domain-containing protein, whose product is MNANETKRSKIWLVAIFAMFFCIPSVIHAQEGFSQAELDTLVANIALYPDPLLVQVLSASTYGDQIAPAAQWAEEHKHLKGKDLSVALERAKLPYDASVQALIPFPQVLTMMANYGGWTDQLGYAVVMQKTDVMAAIQRLRRTASKFGHLKSDQYVKVSNGDNISITPVRTEYVYVPVYNPHYVYYHYYDGYTTVTYTPAVWLGSWFGFWGWGACWFDWHSRVIYVRRAHWHPRWHYPRYPHRYVHSPRRYAPPPRHHHDRPHHVAPPPRREHRVVPAGHNPPPPPPKQHYEHHSKSGFHVNRSEPRASSSRPEPKNYRSEPQPPRQEPRNYRSEPRPEPRSTSRSYEDDSNSSSRYSGRRDDDNSRDNRGARSSSHGSSHIGAGRVINRR
- a CDS encoding YgcG family protein, encoding MYQHIKILLATALALSSIAFGLPSRPDKSHIYDENRLVSAQQTEFFDALSSDLAKETGISIDAVLLDDIGEREASQYASDIAEKWKADAGVDGEILIFVAQKQRRKFIVSKGTANGILDDVTLKKLDQEILVPHFRQEHYGDGLLVLAAKLTFMISDDKGTPINIDEKDLPQEEPMTIRGWIFIVVVFGLLIALGTRGRRFGFFDNMKKLLSVSEIEKSQWPEIFKNTFGDNLVSAFISGKCLMEGFDALKSPWTINFILKDNSPAEIEKLAPFMKRASRENLEFVNFYSPAEIIHSLDKSPLEYVHIANRNVALCGIKPLTGFSPHPEKLAAQCEREIRKTLDQLRSNLEEASEQKTPVKHGSASFAKILDEVLPLLYGIYYLETENYPENNEVVLERYPARDLAGLIQTLSGTLARIERGILI